A section of the Citrobacter farmeri genome encodes:
- the ehaB gene encoding autotransporter adhesin EhaB: MHTWKTKLAVSKIALACTLAITSQANASTDISGTRYNTFVHYNDETHADGVYYQGYVGWNNYAADSLYNGNIYPEINNATVNGVISTYYLNSGVAGDTNPNSLTIKNSTIHGMITSQCMSADCAERETGYVYDRLSLTVDNSTIDDNFEHYTYNGTNADGSRDTHSYDVYDLGTAITLNQEVDLNIKNNSRVAGITLTQGYEWADIDDNTVSTGVDSSEVFNNNINVTDSTVTSGSWSDEGTSGWFGNTNNAGDYSGTGTMNPDDFAISAVANPNADNAMQTTVNLNNSTLLGDVFFSSNFDENFFPNGADSYRDTDTAPDTNGWDGTDRMDVTLNNGSKWVGAAISAHQVDTNGDGVYDSFELGTEATATLFDIAANSLWPWSTYGIENGDTAYNEGDHVAGNSVYQSGLFNVTLNGGSQWDTTKLSLIDTLSINSGSVVNVADSTLISDTIALAGGAALNINEDGHVATDSLSINNSTVTLADDVAAGWGTNNAALYANTINVTNDGVLDVGNSTAYALQTDTLNLTSSTDANGNVHAGVFNIHSNNFVLDADLVNDRTWDRSQANYGYGIIAMNSDGHMTVSGNGDAETTATGNYKVRIDNATGEGSIADYKGKELIYVNDRNSTATFSAANKADLGAYTYQAQQQGNSVVMQQTRLTDYANMALSIPSANTNIWNLQQDTVGTRLTNSRHGLTDNGGAWVSYFGGGFNGDNDTIRYDQDVNGIMVGVDSKVEGNYAKWTVGAAAGFAKGDIKDRTGKVDQDSQSAYLYTSAYFANNIFVDGNLSYSHFSNDLTANMSNGQHVSGDSSSDAWGFGLKLGYDWKPSDAAYVTPYASISGLFQSGDDYRLSNKMKVDSQSYDSMRYELGVDTGYTFTYSEDQALTPYFKLAYVYDDSDNDAKVNGDSIDNGVKGSAVRVGLGTQFSFTKNFSAYSDVNYLGGGDVDQDWAANVGVKYTW; the protein is encoded by the coding sequence ATGCATACATGGAAAACGAAACTTGCTGTATCAAAAATAGCATTGGCCTGCACGCTGGCAATCACTTCTCAGGCAAATGCGTCAACGGATATCTCTGGAACCCGATACAATACATTCGTCCATTATAATGACGAAACTCATGCTGATGGAGTGTATTACCAGGGCTATGTCGGATGGAATAACTACGCTGCGGATAGTCTGTATAATGGAAACATTTATCCAGAAATCAACAATGCAACAGTAAATGGGGTTATCTCTACCTATTATCTGAACAGTGGAGTAGCGGGTGACACAAATCCCAATAGTCTGACAATCAAAAACAGTACTATCCATGGGATGATTACCTCTCAGTGTATGAGTGCGGATTGCGCTGAGCGCGAGACGGGGTATGTCTACGATCGTCTTTCACTGACGGTGGATAACTCAACCATTGACGATAATTTTGAGCACTACACCTATAACGGCACAAATGCCGATGGATCGCGGGATACGCATTCCTATGACGTTTACGACCTTGGCACTGCCATTACGCTGAACCAGGAAGTCGATTTAAACATCAAAAACAATTCTCGTGTCGCGGGTATTACGCTGACGCAAGGGTACGAGTGGGCAGACATTGACGACAACACCGTCAGTACCGGTGTTGATAGCAGTGAAGTCTTCAACAATAACATCAATGTCACTGATTCAACGGTAACATCAGGTTCATGGTCTGATGAGGGCACATCAGGCTGGTTTGGCAACACCAATAACGCAGGCGATTACAGCGGCACAGGAACGATGAATCCTGACGATTTCGCGATCTCCGCCGTCGCAAATCCGAATGCGGATAACGCCATGCAGACCACCGTTAACCTCAACAATTCAACATTGTTAGGCGACGTCTTCTTCTCCAGTAACTTTGACGAGAACTTCTTCCCGAACGGTGCTGACAGCTATCGCGATACTGACACAGCGCCAGACACCAACGGTTGGGATGGAACCGATCGGATGGATGTGACGTTGAACAACGGCAGTAAGTGGGTGGGTGCAGCGATCTCTGCGCATCAGGTTGATACTAATGGTGACGGCGTTTATGACAGCTTCGAGTTGGGCACCGAAGCGACCGCAACCCTGTTCGACATTGCAGCGAACAGCCTGTGGCCATGGTCTACCTACGGAATTGAAAATGGTGATACTGCCTACAACGAAGGCGATCATGTCGCGGGCAACAGCGTTTACCAGAGTGGCCTGTTCAACGTCACGCTGAACGGTGGCTCACAGTGGGATACCACGAAATTATCGCTGATTGATACGCTGAGCATCAACAGTGGATCAGTGGTGAATGTTGCTGATTCTACGCTGATTTCTGACACCATCGCGTTAGCCGGTGGCGCAGCGCTGAACATCAATGAAGATGGTCATGTCGCAACCGATTCTCTGTCAATCAACAACAGTACCGTCACGCTTGCTGATGATGTGGCTGCGGGCTGGGGCACCAATAATGCCGCGCTGTACGCCAATACCATCAACGTAACCAATGACGGTGTTCTGGATGTCGGTAACAGCACCGCATACGCGCTGCAGACGGATACGCTGAACCTGACCAGCTCGACCGATGCGAACGGTAATGTCCATGCGGGTGTTTTCAACATTCATAGCAACAACTTTGTGTTGGATGCTGACCTGGTCAACGATCGTACCTGGGACAGATCTCAGGCGAACTATGGTTACGGCATTATCGCCATGAACTCCGATGGTCACATGACCGTCAGTGGTAATGGCGATGCTGAGACGACAGCGACCGGTAACTATAAAGTACGTATCGACAACGCCACGGGTGAAGGTTCCATTGCGGATTACAAAGGTAAAGAGCTGATCTATGTCAACGACCGGAACAGCACAGCAACCTTCTCTGCAGCGAACAAGGCCGATCTGGGTGCCTATACCTATCAGGCTCAGCAGCAGGGCAACTCTGTTGTCATGCAGCAGACGAGACTGACGGATTACGCAAACATGGCGCTGAGCATTCCGTCTGCGAACACCAATATCTGGAATCTGCAGCAGGATACCGTCGGGACGCGTCTGACCAACTCTCGTCATGGCCTGACGGATAACGGCGGCGCATGGGTAAGCTACTTCGGTGGCGGCTTCAACGGTGACAACGACACCATTCGTTACGACCAGGATGTTAACGGCATCATGGTTGGTGTGGATAGCAAAGTTGAGGGTAACTACGCGAAGTGGACTGTCGGTGCGGCGGCAGGTTTCGCGAAGGGTGACATCAAAGATCGTACCGGAAAAGTGGACCAGGACAGCCAGTCGGCTTACCTCTACACCTCTGCATACTTTGCAAACAATATCTTTGTTGATGGCAACCTGAGCTATTCACACTTCAGCAACGATCTGACTGCCAACATGAGCAATGGTCAGCACGTCAGTGGCGATAGTTCTTCTGATGCCTGGGGCTTCGGTCTGAAACTGGGCTATGACTGGAAACCTTCTGATGCCGCTTATGTGACTCCGTATGCCAGCATCTCTGGTTTGTTCCAGTCTGGTGATGATTATCGTCTGAGCAACAAGATGAAAGTGGATAGCCAGTCTTACGACAGCATGCGTTATGAGCTGGGCGTGGATACAGGCTACACCTTCACTTACAGCGAAGATCAGGCGCTGACGCCTTACTTCAAGCTGGCTTATGTTTACGATGATTCCGACAACGATGCCAAGGTGAACGGTGATTCTATCGATAACGGCGTTAAAGGTTCTGCGGTACGTGTTGGACTGGGTACTCAGTTCAGCTTTACCAAGAACTTCAGCGCGTACAGTGATGTGAATTACCTCGGCGGTGGCGATGTCGATCAGGACTGGGCTGCAAACGTAGGGGTTAAATATACCTGGTAA
- a CDS encoding helix-turn-helix domain-containing protein: MLSITKPVAEFIKLDKQLSSYGTHFDVSCKKQVLYFSESNNDNVVVIRSGTVSLRRGGAVLIGFAEAPVITGLANSIIEANAHYQLVSEANCSGYYLPASVGMKIIEENNLWREAFCWLAWHNRVMELRDLQLIGNSSYDQIRVTLMSMMEWDETLRYRVGVMNYIHQRTCISRSVVAEVLSALRKGGYIEMKQGKLIAVNHLPAEY; this comes from the coding sequence ATGCTGTCAATCACGAAGCCGGTGGCTGAATTTATCAAGCTGGATAAGCAGTTATCATCATACGGCACCCATTTTGATGTTTCTTGCAAGAAACAAGTGCTTTATTTTAGCGAGTCGAACAACGACAACGTGGTTGTGATTCGTTCGGGAACCGTTTCACTCCGTCGAGGCGGAGCGGTACTGATTGGTTTTGCGGAGGCTCCAGTGATTACTGGATTAGCGAATAGCATCATCGAAGCCAACGCCCACTATCAATTAGTGTCAGAAGCGAATTGCTCTGGCTACTATCTCCCTGCATCCGTCGGGATGAAAATCATTGAGGAAAATAACCTGTGGCGTGAAGCTTTTTGCTGGCTCGCCTGGCATAACCGTGTGATGGAGTTACGCGATCTGCAATTGATCGGGAATAGCTCGTATGATCAGATTCGGGTCACGCTGATGTCGATGATGGAATGGGATGAGACGTTACGTTATCGTGTTGGCGTCATGAATTATATCCACCAGAGAACCTGTATTTCTCGTTCCGTGGTCGCCGAAGTTCTCTCGGCGTTGCGAAAGGGGGGATACATTGAAATGAAGCAAGGTAAATTGATCGCAGTTAATCATCTGCCTGCAGAGTACTGA